AAGAAATAGGCCAGGGTCGACACCGCAAAGTCGCTGAGAATCTTCGACAGCGCGTTGACCTGGTTTTTCTGGCGAACCGTTCCGACCTCCAGAAACGCGAACCCGGCGTGCATGGCCAGCACCATGACCGCACCGATCAGAATGAACAACGTGTTGGAACTGTGAACCAGAGTGTCCACAGCGCTTTGCAGATTTTCCATGAGGAGGCAGACCCAAGGCTGAAAAAGGCACCAAAGCGGTTCATGCGCACATTTCATGCACCAAGTTGCGACTATGCGGTCACTGATCCGGTGGTCCGGTGAACCGCTTTGGCGCACAAGGTCGATGGGCTGACATGAACCCTCATCATCCGGGCCTTGCTCTGCCCGGTTTCGCGCCCGGCAACAGCGCACTGCCACCGATCGACGCACCACGACACAGCAAAAGCTGTACCAAGCACTTGTAATGAACCTTCACTCTTGGCTCATACTCGAACGCATCAGAACGCTGCTTCAGAACGCCACTTACGGAGATCCCCCATGGCCAGCATCAAGGCAAAGACTGCTCAAGAAATCCTGATGAACGACTTCCAGACGCTGGTCAGCGACACTGAACGGTTGCTGGAACACACCGCCACGCTGGCCGGTGATCAGGCTGACGAGTTGCGCGAACAGATCCACGAAAGCCTGCTGCGCGCACGGGAAACGCTGAAGCTGACCGAGGACACCCTGCGCGAGCGCGGTCAGGCTGCGGTCACCGCCACCGAGGAATATGTGTCGGCCAACCCGTGGCAATCTGTGGGCATTGCCGCCGGCGTCGGCTTTCTGATCGGCCTGCTGGCCACGCGGCGCTGATCATGTCGATCGGTGAATCCGGCCCGAACTCGGGCACCGCCTCCTCCACGCGTCGTCTGGGTGCTGCCGTTCTCGGCCTGCTGCACAGCCACGTCGAATTGTTCGGCATCGAACTGCAGGAACAGAAGGCACGCACCGTCAGCCTGCTGCTGTTCGCCGGCCTGGCGCTAGTGTTTGCGCTGCTGTTGCTGGTTGGCCTGTCGACGCTCGTCCTGATCGTGTTCTGGGACACGTATCGTCTGGCTGCAATCATTGGTCTGTGCGTGTTCTATACCCTGGCGGCAATCTTTTGCGCGCTGCGTCTCAAGGCCGCGATCTTCGATGAATCCTCGCCCTTCCACGGCACGCTGGAAGAATTGGCCAATGACCGGGAGCGCCTGCTGCCATGAGCCTGCCTGAACTTCCGCACAACAGCTCACGCCGGGAAATGCGCAAGGCACTGATCCGTTTGCGCATGGAAATGCATCGTCAGGAAATCCGCCACGAAACCGGCCAGGTCCTGCAACCTCTGCAACGCATGCGTGGCATGACGCAAAACCTGCAGGACGGATTCGGCATCAAGCACGCGCCGTTATGGGGCGTGGCGGCCGTGACGCTGCTGGGTTTCATCACGGGTAAAGGAGCCAAAAGCGGTGGTGTCGGCGGCTTGACCCGACTGATCCGCTTGGGCACCAGCCTCGC
The window above is part of the Pseudomonas fluorescens genome. Proteins encoded here:
- a CDS encoding phage holin family protein, which encodes MSIGESGPNSGTASSTRRLGAAVLGLLHSHVELFGIELQEQKARTVSLLLFAGLALVFALLLLVGLSTLVLIVFWDTYRLAAIIGLCVFYTLAAIFCALRLKAAIFDESSPFHGTLEELANDRERLLP
- a CDS encoding DUF883 family protein yields the protein MASIKAKTAQEILMNDFQTLVSDTERLLEHTATLAGDQADELREQIHESLLRARETLKLTEDTLRERGQAAVTATEEYVSANPWQSVGIAAGVGFLIGLLATRR